The genomic DNA ttttttgtcatgtctgttatctgctttttATCTACAAAATTAAACACCTGAATTAACTTCCTGCAGGTCTGgttatgtatttttttccatgggttgtagtCAAACTTCTACATAAAGTTTAGTTACAGTAATGTTCTCTGTATATCAATCCGACATGCGATTTCCTTACACAGGCACAGTGAAGTTCCAGCCATCCTTGTGGCCTTGGGACTCTGTGCGAAACAACTTGCGCAGTGCTCTGACAGAGATGTGTGTCCTCTATGATGTCCTCTGTGTGGTGAAGGAGAAGAAGTACATGGCGCTGGACCCAGTGTCACAGGATCCTTCAATAAGCAAGGTAAAATGAAAAAACATTCCAATGTATGCAAATGTAATgtccagaatcagaatcagctttattgtcattacgcagggtaacgagattgataTAGAGTCACCTTTTCGCTTTTCTCCATGTAGTGTATAGTTTTCTCAAGTTCTATTTTCACTCACTCCTGGAACAACTTCATCTAGGGTCCTCAGGTGATACAGCTGATGAGTAAGAAGAAGTCGCTGGCCTCAGCAGCACAGCTCCTCCTGAAGGGCGCAGAAAAGCTCAACAAGTCTGTAGCGGAGAACCAGGAAAACCGGCGGCAGAGAGACTTTAACTCTGAGCTGCTGCGACTGCGCTCACAGTGGAAACTACGCAAAGTCGGAGACAAGATCCTTGGAGACCTTAGCTACCGGAGTGCAGGTGATAAAGCCCTTTGGTAGTGTGCAGCCATGTTGTCCGTCAAGTCTATTAAAATATTTCTGTATGAAGTTGTCATGCTGTGTGTGTAGAGGACTATTCAAGTTTGCTGTCTCGTCACAACAATGTTTTTCCCGCGCAGGTTCACTTTTTCCTCATCATGGCTCATTTGAGGTGCTCAAAAACACAGACATCGATCTGGACAAAAAAATCCCAGAGGACTACTGCCCCCTTGACGTCCAGATTCCTAGTGATCTAGAAGGATCTGCATATATCAAGGTAGAGGGTTTTTGGATATAAATTATTTTTCTCTCTCGTTACAAATACATATTCTGTTTTAGCACAAAGCACACAAATTAGACACCAGTCTAACTTTATTAGTATTCTGTCTATTATATTTATTGAtacaatacagtggtacctcggcttttgttagtaatctgttccaaaaggtcTGACAAAAACCAAAATTTATGAAAAAATTCCAATTTAAAAACAATCCAATTAATCTGTTCCATTAATATGAACACTACACACATTTGATAAAGAATAATTGcagttttgaattaaaaaaaacaatgcaaaataaatataaatgacaaATTCATGTAGAGAATGAGGCACATGAAAATTGGGGTACcactgtatttacagtatattggtACTGGTAACTATAAATGTTTCCATACAAAAGCACTGCGACGAAACAGCCATTGCTTCACCCAATTACTGCTCCCAATGTCTCCAGGTTTCCATCCAGAAACAATCTCCGGACATCGGTGATCTTGGAACAGTCAACTTGTTCAGGAGACAATCAAAAACCATAGCTGGTGTGGATCACACCACAAAAACAGGACATTTTCTAAATATCGTAGCATTATTCTGATCTTTATTCTAATCCAGGTTCCCAACCGTGGCACGTGAAGCTTGAGGCGGCTCAGAACGTTCTTCTCTGTAAGGAGATCTTTGCGCAGCTGTCCAGGGAAGCCGTGCAGATAAAATCCCAGATCCCTCACATTGTTGTGAAGAATCAGATCATCTCACAGCCTTTCCCAGGTGGTAATACTCATAGCAACActtgctttaaaaaaagaaacaaatctGCAGCTCCAATTGGTCTTGTTTTTACTTTGTAGGTCTGCAACTCTCCATCTCGCTCTGCCACTCGACGGGAGAGAAGAAGAATCATCGCGCGTCTCCAGAGAAGCCCAAACCGGATGACCATCTTTACGTTCTGGAACACAACCTGCATCAGATGATGCGTGAGGTGAGACTGTTGGTGTCTCTGAATCACTCAAATATATGCTAATTGTTATCAAAACTCAAGCCCTTATGAAACCATACCGTTAATAACTTCTcttaatgtcagtttcacaagCAGCAGCTGAGTTCCTTGGTGATGCCGCACCCCGCCAcctccccctttggccacaaaCGAATGCGCCTGGCTGGCCCGCAGGCCTACGACAAAGCCGAGATCGCCAGCTTGCAGCAGAGAGAGGGCCTCCTGGAGAAGATCATCAAGCAGGCCAAGCACATCTTCTTACGTAGCCGGTAAACCACTTTTTTATGACTGTTATTCTTTCACTTTTGCAGTCTGTAAACGTTGAGCAATGGTGAAACCACAGAAATACCACACTATCTGTAGAAGCTCGTAGATAATAGAGGTCCTCGAAACTGTTTGctcaattgcaaagtaaacactgcTTGGTATACATTGGCCCAACAGCTCTGGTCTTCGTCTTTGTTGACTGGAGAAGCTACAGAAACATTGCAAACAATACTCTTAATTCAATTCTATTGAAATGCCATCGTTAAGCTGCTGTATGTCATGGTTAAGGCTGAAAAATGCCCTTGCGTCACGTCGCCTGCGTCCCCTCTGATGCCGTCTTGATTTGTTTATAGCTCTTCCATGGGGGATTATGTTTGAATTGCAATTCTCTTTCAAAACATTAAGGGGCAGTGTTTCCTGAGGAAGCAATCACAGCTGTCATTGATGAGATCAGTGGTtcacaaacttttttcaccaagtaccatctcagaaaacacttggctctccaagtaccatatgctgtgtatatatatgtgctcgTGAATACGCTGTCATGTGGACCCAaacgtgtgcaacataaacacacaaacactttTTTGCGACACAACACGTAACAatcattttgtacaaaaataaaacatatcttatttttgtttattttgttttattgatgTGCAAAACAAGCGTCATTGCAAAAAACACCACAACCTACAAACACCCTGCAtaattatttttacagtgcaccGAGATATTAAGTACACAATACATGTAGTCTTTGCATGCAAATGTCCAATCACTTTTGCTTTCACTCATACAATAATTTATCAATTTCAAGCACAGTGTTGGCTCTCCTGTGCTCAGGGATCCTCCTCTGTGAAAGCTGACCAATCAGCTCTTTGGTTTAGTCAGGATTATTGAGAGGTGCACGTgaaggtctccaaggtgaacagcctgctgcggatatgggtacggcctggcgcgagatttacaccttctcaTGGAGATGAGCAAGTCCGCGTCGCTTATAGTAGCTACGTGATGCAAGGGACACATTTCAGCCTTTTGGTAGATGCTTAGAGGGTGCTTGCGTTCGATTACTGTGACCCGTCCTCTTGCTAGTTCAAACCTCCAGGATGCGTGCAcacggagaagaagaagaacgccaCGGTGCAGGGCTGTGTTTGGAGGGATTTATGGTCTAGCTTGCCTGTTTAAACTCGCAGATATTTTTgctttacattgtatattgttcttttttttctctctttctcgcTCCGtgcaaataaaacaaacaaactctGCGCGGCGGCCATTGGATCTGTTTTTTATTCTTTTGTACGTGGAGATCTTTCCTGTGGGTGAGCACGTGCCGTGGGCATGGGCGCGTACACCCGACATTTCATTATTTCATTTTTAACTTCTGATTATTACAAATATAGACATTTATTTATTAGTTCTGTTCTCTTAAACCACCAATGGTAACATAGGCTagccaatggtgttcttgttataatttttggtttgaaaaatgtaacttcgAGAAAGTTTTAAGGGTGCTCTAGACCTGTGATGTTTGCGTAAACAACTTTTAACCTGCTTCATTTGCAGGACCGCACGCACCATCGATAGTCTGGCCAGCCGGATTGAAGACCCCCAGATCCAAGCTCACTGGTCCAACATTAACGACGTGTACGAGTCCAGTGTCAAAGTGCTGATAACCTCTCAGGGCTACGAGCAAATCTGCAAGTATGTGTTGGAGAGATACAGAAATACCACAAAGTAATCCCACAAAGGtcactctaaagcaggggtgtccaaatgtttTCTATCGAGGTTTGATACATGTTCTCCTATAAAAGATGCTAAATCCAATCTAATGGAGGTGAATATATgctagtgcttctcaattatttataATAATTTGGCCATAaaactgttataagtacacctgcataacattgtatctttattaacaataaagaagacaaaaaaagaaaaaaatagatcATCGTAGGtataacaaagaataactttaacaTTATTACCACTAGCATTTTTTAGCctgtaaaataacatttaaagtgcatgaatttgcctgaaattgaaaacattttgtaTTCTTTTATACTATAAACATATTCGACCAACTTCAACCATTTGAAACTGAAGATTTTAATTTAAAAGGGGCTGTTTGCGATaattacacagatgcctagagggtgcTAACTTTCTGATGTATTTTAATcgttatatcccgccctcttacgtCTTCTAGGACGTAATGACGTACATTTGAGGACAGAATTATTAGCTCCCCCCATTAAAATTTCATTTTTGGAGAAGTATCTTCCAAATACTGTTAAACATTTTTTCCAaactgcttttattttggtgcttccattattttactttgcacagacaaacaattatttaaccaaaaaataaCTACCAGCGTCCAAATTATTGTTATTGGAAAACCTCTCAAGTTTCCCTAGGTTTGACAGTTTTCTGCCATGGACTTTCATCTTCAATTGTCCCCAAAGAGTCTCAATAGGCTTCATTTGGGGGCTTTGTGCAGACCATTCAGTCACATTCACCTTGACCTTCTGAAGGTAGTTTCTCACCAGGACTGACGTATGTTTTGGGTCGTTACGTTGGAAGACAAGGTGGCGACCCACACCCAGTTTTGCTGCTGACTGCTTGAGGGTTTTTTTTCCCCACGATCTTCAAATGTCCTTCTTTCTTCAGGATTCCTTGTACCTTGACAAGATTCCCAGTTCCAAATGCAGTGAAGCATCACACACACCATGTTTCACTGTGGAGACTGTGTTCTTTTGGCTCCCTTCTTTCTGCAAACAGAAGCAGTGTCTCGATGGCCAAAAAGCTctagttttgtttcatctgaccaaaaGACACGCTTCCAGTATGTGTAGTCTTTATCCAAGTTGTCCTTTGCATACGTCAGTCTGGTTCGAAGGTGTCCTTTTTGCAGAAGTGGAGTTTTTCTTGCTCTGCAGCCTCAAAGTCCATTCCTGTGCAGGGCTCTAGAGATTGTCTTCTTCCAGACCTGGCCAAATCTAGTGTCTTGACAGTTGTTCTGGGGCCTTTACACACAGCTCTCACTAACCATCTTTCCAGAGTCTTTGAAATGTGTGCTTTCCTACCCCTGCCAAGTTTGTTTTGTACCATGTTGCTGTCTTTGAATTTCTTGATAATACTTCTCACTCCAGTTCTTGACACTTGGAAACGCTGTGATAACTTTGTTTCCATTTCCAGCTTTGTGTTTATCAATGATATTTCCCCCAACTCTGCGCACCTCGCTGATAGTCCCTCCCAGTCTCCTCTCTGGAAGTGCACAAAGTCGTGCACACGCATAGTTTGACAGTCTGACGTTGCAACGAAGGATCCccttgtttgtattttgttgcaGACTATCGGTAACACACGTCGCCATGCTAAAGGATACACACAAAATATAGGGAAATAATAGATTACAATATTTAAGTTAGTCCAATACTGGCCCGCAATGCCCTCCAACTTGAATACGAAGGACCAATATTTAAGTCTTGGCTCGTCTGTTTTTTTTTAGACGTACAGCGACTTTCTTTTCTTCCTCTGATTtcctgtcttttttttcttttttttttagccgtATATATGCTGTAACAGCAAGCGCGGGTATTACGATCTTTCCAGGTGGGTGTTCGGCAGCCATGCAACAAGTTTGCACCGTGCACGCACTCTTCTATATATCGCGTCAGCCAATGACTCCTTCATGGGCTCTGCTCACCCCTCCTTTCTCTAAGTCCTGTGATTGGATCTGGAGGGGTTGACCACCAAGAAGACAAATTATTTTGTCTTTTggggttttatttactaaaatacttaATTATAAGGCGCAGACAGCACGCGGACGTACGATTTTTTTCAGAAATCATTACTGTTATGATATACTGTATGATGCTAATATGgttctttttatttaaaaaatataactttAGTACCCCAGCTTTAAGTCTAAAcagatttattttgtttttggctCAATGCTTTCTGATTCCTGAATCATTCAACGTGAactagatctggggccgtatttatccagcttcttagaattactcctaagacgtctgctaagagttgacttatgagtaaagaaattcctcgctgaaagctgcacttaaaagttagttatcaagtgtcttactcacactttcagcgaagtgtaggactgaatcttaagtgtcacactcatagctgaattacgacattactatgtgccgtaaacggaattttaggtgacgtcatttctgtgtccatagaaatgaccaatcacggaagggaatcccttgtctaagaataaagaagtatcttagaaatatttaagtggacaatgggagtgtatattttgacaataaactacaaaataatacaaaacaaacaaacaatattggcaatgaatcaaaaataaatgtttccttttctttccaattcattaaataGGCAACTAATTTCACTGTtgcattttcccagtggcgagatatcgaagtattgtgatgacctttagttctgctgtgaaagctctgctgcgtgatgttgctgatgagatgacgccccttattaaatctgtgacaaaaataatacccgctctgtctaaacgataccatttgatcagctgcttgtcatcaaacaaagccaggacatccttccgctccctgaacgttcgcgcacgtctctctcgcctcagtgccatcccctgctggcaactcctaaccacttaggacacctctgaaggtatcttaaatattgtggagagtaggagtgattgttAGACTTAAGacagttgataaatagcttttatttttaagtttgagagtaggactacatttcgcaaattctcaggacttaagtgtaaaatggcactctaagacgcttgataaatacggcccctgctcTACAGGTCCCTCTGACAGAGTCAGTGTTCACTGTTGACTTCAAATAGGTTTAATTAATTAGAGCACATGACTTCCAACACTTGCTGTGTCTCAAACTGCTGGAAGTTTTTAAGGGGGCTAATAATTATGACTCTGGTGATGTTTGGTTTTTGTGAAATAACTTTGTTCCTGTGTGCAAATGCAAATATTGGAAGCATCCAAAATGAAGGTAGAATGCTTGGAAAAGCGGTGTGAAAAATGCATTGCTCTTAGTAAAAAATTAAATTCTCAATGGGGGGGCTAATAATTATGTCCTCAAGTGTACGCACGCACGTATGTAAGACCTGCAcgcacattagttttgggtgttgGCTAATGTTAGCGAATTGTATAGTAGgcattagctatcattgaatgtgtATTTTAtcttaacaacaacatgactgcaaattgtttgcttGTGTTGGACTGCTTTTCAATGTGTACATGCGCTCCCTGCGTGTACGTGTTGACGACATAGGGTGAGTGATCGGTGTAAACACCAATCAGTTTATTCGGGCCGGTATAAAAATTGTATGACATAAACATAAGATAGACAGTGTTAAATCAAACATGTTCAACTAATGGTAATATTAGGTTGCTAATGGTgtccttgttatattttttgctttgacaaATGTAACtgagaggaagttgcaaacagcccccttaataaactcaataaataatatattaaaattgatcagcaacattaacctaggacaggggtcggcaacccgcggctctttgaccactctgatgcggctcagctgcatacttgccgggGCCAACATTCTCCGATTTTccaccggacaacaatattgagggcgtgccgggatggcactgcctttaacgtcctctacaacacatcgtcgcgtccgcttttacaCCATGCTATCTGCGTGCCGGCTCGGTCACATGTAGTATACAGACTTTGTTTTCTCGCGTAAGTGACTGCAAAGGCAtactacttggtcaacagccatacaggttacactgagggttgtgatataaacaactttaacactcttactaatatgcgccacactgtgaacccacaccaaacaagaatgacaaacacatttcgggagaccatccgcactgtaacacaacataaacacaacagaacaaatacccagaatcccatgcatccctaactctttcgggctacattatacacccccgctaccaccaaacttcccccccctccgtgcatcagttgaggtgggcagggatgtataatgtagcccgaaagagttagggatgcatgggattctgggtatttgttctgttgtgttaaggtgcggatgttctcccgaaatgtgtttcattcttgtttggtgtgggttcacagtgtggcgcatattagtaagagtgttaaagttgtttaaacgggcaccctcagtatgacctgtatggctgttgaacaagtatgccttgcagtcacttaagtGTCTGTAGAAGCCGTATACAACATGCGACTGGGCTTGCACACTGTTTGTAAagattgtagagggcgctaaaggcagtgccgtcATAgtacgcccttattattgttgtttgggtgaaaatcagcagacattagATAGAATAGTTgctctgaaattcgtgagtctcccggtaaaattgGATGGTTTGGCAAGTGTGAtgctgtcaagcggcattcatataaaactcgcgggccgtactaacattacattttcatattaaggtgcgggccgtgtttctgagacccctggtttatacatagcacaaagcaaaaaaaactttgtatgcagttttatttcattttaaatttcaagagttttgtggctcccattgttttctttattttgtgaaacgggtcaaaatggctctttgagtggtaaaggttgccgacccctgccctaggagcacaagatataaaacactttaaccttctaaacaaaaatgtataaaacgaAAGGTGccgattttttttcaaatcataaTGAGGaaatcaggattaatggctacaatgagcacatgatgaagcatgatactgataaagcatgttccccaggGTCATACAGGCATTTCAGAACTGATATCTGCTTTGTCGACTACAATACAAGGCTAAGATGTTGTTTTGTTCAAATCGCTTAGCACATGAGTGtaatatctaaaaaataaatcaataataatgaattaagcgCAACTCTGACGCGGCTGTGTGTTCAGGTCCATCCAGCTGCAGCTCAACATTGGTGTGGAGCAGATCAGGGTGGTGCACAGAGATGGACGTGTCATCACTCTGTCACATCAGGAGCAGGAGCTGCAGGACTTCCTCCTCTCACAGGTATGGCCGCCGCCGTCTCAGTCGGCCCCTTTTTCATCCTTTCACAAATGGCGGTGTCTTGTCGCAGATGTCCCAGCACCAGGTGCATGCTGTGCAGCAGCTGGCTAAAGTGATGGGCTGGCATGTGCTGAGCTTCAGTAACCACGTAGGCCTCGGCCCGGTGGAGAGCATTGGAAACGCCTCCGCTGTCACTGTGGCCTCCCCCAACGGAGAGTATGCCATCTCAGGTGAGGTGGGGCATGGCGCGGGATCAAGTACACCATCTTTAGCCGCCTGTTCCCCTTTTTTGTTTTCTCTCGCTCCAGTGCGTAACGGTCCAGAGAGCGGCTGCAAGGTGGTGGTCCAGTTCCCCCGCAAACAGACTAAGGAGCTGCCCAAGAGCGACGTCATCCAGGACGGCAAGTGGACCCACCTCAGGGGGCCGTACAAGGAGGTCCACTGGAGCAAGATGGAGGGACGGAACTTTGTCTACAAAATGGAGCTCCTCATGGCCGCCCTGACCCCCTGCCCTTAAACACAACTACCCCCAGCCCTCGTCTGCCGACTGGAGATGGACAGGAAAACATTCTTTGTGAAGAAGCCATGTTACAAAATTCATGCCCTTTTTATTCTTGAGGACTTTTACAAGAGAGGTGCTTTCCCCTTAAATTGTGTTGGCTGCCTGCTCACTTGTTGCTCATGTTTGTACACTTTAATAGAAAATAAAGAGCAAAGTTTGCTTCTACTACTGTGTGTCCTCCTATTGGACATCAGGAATGTTGATCACATGACTTCTGTGTGTTAACAAATGTCTTTTTAAAGCTTGACCTAGTGAGCAGGCCCTT from Entelurus aequoreus isolate RoL-2023_Sb linkage group LG10, RoL_Eaeq_v1.1, whole genome shotgun sequence includes the following:
- the med17 gene encoding mediator of RNA polymerase II transcription subunit 17, with the translated sequence MASGPGVRVSIESSCEKQVQEVALDGTETYVPPLSMSQNLAKLAQRIDFSQGSDSEGDGAEVDSREREWGKQEAEEEEGTVKFQPSLWPWDSVRNNLRSALTEMCVLYDVLCVVKEKKYMALDPVSQDPSISKGPQVIQLMSKKKSLASAAQLLLKGAEKLNKSVAENQENRRQRDFNSELLRLRSQWKLRKVGDKILGDLSYRSAGSLFPHHGSFEVLKNTDIDLDKKIPEDYCPLDVQIPSDLEGSAYIKVSIQKQSPDIGDLGTVNLFRRQSKTIAGSQPWHVKLEAAQNVLLCKEIFAQLSREAVQIKSQIPHIVVKNQIISQPFPGLQLSISLCHSTGEKKNHRASPEKPKPDDHLYVLEHNLHQMMREFHKQQLSSLVMPHPATSPFGHKRMRLAGPQAYDKAEIASLQQREGLLEKIIKQAKHIFLRSRTARTIDSLASRIEDPQIQAHWSNINDVYESSVKVLITSQGYEQICKSIQLQLNIGVEQIRVVHRDGRVITLSHQEQELQDFLLSQMSQHQVHAVQQLAKVMGWHVLSFSNHVGLGPVESIGNASAVTVASPNGEYAISVRNGPESGCKVVVQFPRKQTKELPKSDVIQDGKWTHLRGPYKEVHWSKMEGRNFVYKMELLMAALTPCP